A single region of the Vibrio cyclitrophicus genome encodes:
- a CDS encoding phosphoglucomutase/phosphomannomutase family protein yields the protein MIKFGTGGWRAFIGEEFTRDNVRLVAQALANIINNENAAKNGFVIGYDRRFLSDKAACWFAEVLAANNIKVSFIDKFVPTPIVMFQAKEMGCTYSACITASHNPADYNGIKVFIEGGRDADEIITEKIEQQIATLTNEDVIRVDFEQALNDKEIEIINPMNDFVDSIINFIDIESIKKANLRVLIDPMFGVAKNALQTVLINGRCDVDVINDGKNPDFGGLMPSPNAATLYRLKHLVAAEGYDIGIGTDGDADRLGIIDEKGHFIHPNEVLLLLYYYLLEYKGWKGSVVRNIATTHLLDKVAADHGEKSFEVPVGFKHISSQMEADDSLIGGESSGGLTIRGHIKGKDGVFASSLLVEMISVTGKKLSELLDEIYSKYGYAYTAEGDCKFKPSEKEALYTKIYVEKQLPEFEYEIEKVSYEDGAKVYFKNGGWVIARFSGTEPLLRIFAEMEDKDTAEHVLQKVKDFLSL from the coding sequence ATGATTAAATTTGGTACAGGTGGCTGGCGCGCTTTCATTGGTGAAGAGTTCACCAGAGACAATGTTCGCTTGGTGGCACAAGCGCTCGCTAACATCATCAATAATGAAAATGCCGCAAAGAACGGGTTTGTGATCGGCTATGACCGCCGCTTCCTTTCAGATAAAGCAGCATGTTGGTTTGCAGAAGTACTTGCGGCGAACAACATCAAAGTAAGCTTCATCGATAAGTTTGTTCCAACACCTATCGTGATGTTCCAAGCAAAAGAGATGGGATGCACCTACTCAGCGTGTATCACCGCTTCTCACAACCCAGCAGACTACAATGGCATTAAGGTGTTCATTGAAGGTGGCCGCGATGCCGATGAGATCATCACAGAGAAGATCGAACAGCAAATCGCAACACTGACCAACGAAGACGTTATCCGAGTCGATTTCGAACAAGCGTTGAATGACAAAGAAATCGAGATCATCAACCCGATGAACGACTTTGTTGATTCGATCATCAACTTCATCGATATCGAGTCGATCAAAAAAGCCAACCTACGCGTGCTTATCGACCCAATGTTTGGCGTAGCGAAAAATGCTTTACAGACTGTCCTGATCAACGGTCGATGTGATGTCGACGTCATCAACGATGGCAAAAACCCAGATTTTGGTGGCTTGATGCCATCGCCAAATGCCGCAACGCTCTATCGCTTGAAGCACTTAGTTGCAGCAGAAGGCTATGACATTGGTATTGGTACTGATGGCGATGCCGATCGTCTGGGTATTATTGATGAGAAAGGTCACTTCATTCACCCTAACGAAGTACTACTCCTGCTTTACTATTACTTGCTGGAATACAAAGGCTGGAAGGGCTCTGTCGTTCGTAACATCGCAACCACACATCTACTGGATAAAGTGGCGGCAGATCATGGTGAGAAGAGCTTTGAGGTTCCTGTAGGCTTTAAGCACATCAGCTCGCAAATGGAGGCCGATGACTCTCTGATTGGTGGAGAAAGTTCGGGTGGTTTAACCATTCGTGGTCACATCAAAGGTAAGGATGGCGTATTTGCTTCAAGCTTACTCGTTGAGATGATCAGTGTGACAGGCAAGAAGCTGTCTGAACTGCTTGATGAGATTTACTCTAAATATGGCTATGCCTATACCGCAGAAGGCGATTGTAAGTTTAAACCTTCAGAGAAAGAAGCGCTCTACACTAAGATCTACGTCGAGAAGCAACTACCTGAATTTGAATATGAAATTGAAAAAGTCAGCTATGAAGATGGTGCCAAGGTGTACTTCAAGAATGGCGGTTGGGTAATTGCTCGTTTCTCAGGAACAGAGCCGTTACTACGAATCTTCGCAGAAATGGAAGATAAAGACACTGCAGAACATGTTCTTCAAAAAGTGAAAGACTTCCTATCTCTATAG
- a CDS encoding ABC transporter ATP-binding protein, which yields MSCALSIKDLTCKYESQTILEALSLEVEHGEIVCLLGASGCGKTTLLKAIAGLLPLSSGVMSLNCQTIDDGKNWLPPEQRNIGMIFQDYALFPHLTVNQNVGFGLKDLAEQQKKDKVQEMLELVHLGEFGDRYPHQLSGGQQQRVAIARSLAYKPDLLLLDEPFSNIDTQVRHELISQIRKIFKKQGVTAIFVTHSREEAFAFADKMAVMNHGVIEQYGSASELYFHPSSKFVADFLGGGSYLNAQRISEHEFETSLGMVEAKPQTEIEFGNTCELLLRPQHIQASYEQDSAISVLEQQFMGDHCRYVIEAHGQKLLATSSEALEVGMPVNVKVDTKGVLAF from the coding sequence ATGAGTTGTGCATTATCAATTAAAGATCTGACTTGTAAGTATGAGTCGCAAACCATTTTGGAAGCGCTCTCGTTAGAAGTTGAGCATGGTGAAATTGTTTGTCTTCTTGGTGCTAGTGGTTGCGGTAAAACGACCTTACTTAAGGCGATTGCCGGCTTACTTCCATTGAGTAGCGGTGTGATGAGTTTAAACTGTCAAACCATTGATGATGGCAAGAATTGGTTGCCACCAGAGCAGCGTAACATTGGTATGATTTTCCAAGATTACGCCCTGTTTCCGCACCTGACGGTAAACCAGAATGTTGGCTTTGGCTTGAAAGACCTTGCTGAGCAGCAAAAGAAAGACAAGGTTCAAGAGATGCTGGAGCTGGTTCACTTGGGTGAGTTTGGTGACCGCTACCCGCACCAACTTTCAGGTGGTCAACAACAACGTGTCGCAATTGCTCGTTCTTTAGCGTACAAGCCAGACTTATTGCTGTTAGATGAACCATTCTCAAACATCGATACTCAGGTTCGTCATGAGCTGATTTCTCAGATTCGTAAGATCTTTAAGAAGCAGGGTGTTACAGCTATCTTCGTTACTCACAGTCGTGAAGAAGCGTTCGCATTTGCAGATAAGATGGCAGTAATGAACCACGGTGTGATTGAGCAGTATGGTTCGGCCTCTGAGTTGTATTTCCATCCTTCGAGTAAGTTCGTTGCAGACTTTTTGGGCGGCGGTAGCTACCTTAATGCACAGCGTATTTCAGAGCATGAATTTGAAACCAGTTTGGGTATGGTTGAAGCCAAACCACAAACGGAGATTGAATTCGGTAATACGTGTGAACTTCTGTTAAGACCCCAGCATATCCAAGCAAGTTACGAGCAAGATAGTGCCATTTCAGTGCTAGAACAGCAATTTATGGGCGATCACTGTCGTTATGTAATCGAAGCGCATGGTCAGAAGTTGTTAGCAACCTCGTCAGAAGCACTTGAAGTGGGTATGCCGGTCAACGTAAAAGTCGATACCAAAGGCGTATTAGCTTTCTAA
- a CDS encoding iron ABC transporter permease, which translates to MKEKNYLWNTSSGIIAVLLVLPILAIFMTAVGETDELFSHLMSTVMPAYTYNTVVLVIGTMSLSLVFGIPSAWVMAMCRVPGERILQWALVLPLAMPGYIVGYIFTDWFDFAGPVQVLLRDLTGWGPGEYWFPDIRTLSGAIIVLSLVLYPYVYLLCRAAFMEQNVSLLQSARLLKCSPWESFRRISLPLVRPSMAVGLSLVAMETIGDFGTVSYFAVNTLTTAVYDTWLGYSSLTAAAKISAIMLVIVILLLSSERYSRRKQKLFQNQFSSREDFRYNLSGWKKWLALFWCWGLVCVAFLFPLGQLIIYAYKYFAQSWTPEFREYAVNSLYVSVVAAIIGVIIAMIVNFNQRVSPSKKNQAYMRLASMGYAVPGTVLAIGVMVPVLFMDHLVNDIAKVMEWGRPGLIFSGSMFALIFAMVVRFSAVAIGSIESSLSKVSPSLDMASKTMGCNTNQMLRRVHLPLIKRGALIAGLLVFIESMKELNAALLLRPFNFETLATYVYNYASDEHLELAAMPAVLLVLVGLIPLIIVNRSLEQKN; encoded by the coding sequence ATGAAAGAAAAGAATTATTTATGGAACACCAGTAGTGGCATTATTGCTGTATTACTGGTTTTACCGATCTTAGCGATTTTTATGACGGCTGTTGGAGAAACAGATGAGCTATTTTCTCATCTGATGTCCACAGTGATGCCTGCCTATACCTACAATACGGTGGTTTTAGTCATAGGAACCATGTCCCTGTCTTTAGTTTTTGGTATTCCGTCAGCTTGGGTTATGGCAATGTGTCGTGTCCCTGGAGAGCGCATTTTGCAGTGGGCACTCGTCCTGCCATTAGCAATGCCAGGTTATATTGTTGGGTATATCTTTACTGATTGGTTCGACTTTGCTGGTCCTGTTCAAGTGCTACTGCGAGACCTTACTGGGTGGGGGCCCGGAGAGTATTGGTTCCCGGATATTAGAACCTTATCCGGCGCTATTATAGTTTTGTCTCTCGTTCTCTATCCTTATGTTTATTTGCTGTGCCGCGCGGCATTTATGGAGCAAAACGTCTCCTTATTGCAATCCGCTCGTTTGCTAAAATGCTCACCTTGGGAAAGCTTCCGTCGTATCTCTTTACCACTTGTTCGTCCATCAATGGCGGTCGGTTTATCGCTTGTTGCTATGGAAACCATCGGTGACTTTGGAACCGTGAGTTACTTTGCGGTAAATACTTTAACGACTGCGGTTTATGATACTTGGCTAGGCTACTCAAGCTTAACGGCAGCAGCGAAAATATCGGCAATTATGCTGGTTATCGTGATCCTATTATTGAGCTCAGAGCGATACAGTCGCCGTAAGCAGAAGCTATTCCAGAATCAATTTAGCAGCCGTGAAGATTTTCGTTACAACCTCTCTGGTTGGAAAAAATGGCTGGCACTATTTTGGTGCTGGGGATTAGTTTGCGTTGCGTTCTTGTTCCCTCTTGGTCAGCTCATTATTTATGCCTACAAATATTTTGCTCAAAGCTGGACCCCTGAATTCAGAGAGTATGCCGTTAACAGCCTTTATGTGTCGGTGGTTGCTGCGATTATTGGCGTGATTATCGCGATGATTGTTAACTTCAATCAACGCGTTAGCCCGAGCAAGAAAAATCAGGCTTATATGCGCCTCGCTTCTATGGGCTATGCCGTTCCAGGCACCGTGTTAGCGATTGGTGTGATGGTACCTGTTTTGTTCATGGATCACTTAGTCAATGACATTGCGAAAGTGATGGAGTGGGGACGACCTGGTTTGATCTTCTCTGGTTCCATGTTCGCGCTAATCTTTGCCATGGTCGTGCGCTTCTCGGCAGTGGCAATTGGCAGTATTGAAAGTAGCTTGAGTAAAGTCTCCCCTTCATTGGATATGGCTTCCAAAACCATGGGTTGCAATACCAACCAGATGTTACGCCGTGTTCATTTACCTTTGATTAAACGTGGCGCATTGATCGCTGGCTTACTGGTGTTTATCGAATCAATGAAAGAGTTAAATGCGGCATTGCTGCTGCGTCCTTTTAACTTCGAAACATTGGCGACTTATGTTTATAACTATGCCTCAGATGAGCACCTAGAATTGGCGGCGATGCCTGCTGTATTATTAGTGTTGGTGGGTTTAATTCCTCTGATCATCGTAAACCGTTCCTTGGAGCAGAAAAACTAA
- a CDS encoding Fe(3+) ABC transporter substrate-binding protein, which translates to MKKLLTLSALACGVIAPTAMAAEEVNVYSYRQPFLVEPMFKEFTKETGIKVNVKFAKKGLAEKLAQEGEYSPADVVLTVDISRLSELTKQGLVQSVESDVLEKNIPAQYQDTDNEWFALTTRTRSVYSSRDRVGRLGEEFTYEDLTKPEFKGKICTRSGKHPYNVSLVSSMIAHKGEAETKEWLEGVKANLARKPQGNDRAQVKAIKEGLCDVALGNSYYLGKMVNDKEQKAWADSVYINFPNQETTGTHVNISGMAMAKYSPNEENAVKLMEFLSGNTAQSMYAEVNYEYPVKADVKPSELVASWGEFKADTISLDEIANHHAAAIKLLDEVKFDL; encoded by the coding sequence ATGAAAAAACTGCTAACACTTTCAGCTCTAGCGTGTGGTGTAATTGCCCCGACAGCAATGGCTGCGGAAGAAGTAAACGTATACTCTTACCGTCAACCTTTCCTTGTTGAGCCAATGTTCAAAGAGTTCACAAAAGAGACTGGCATTAAAGTAAACGTTAAGTTTGCTAAAAAAGGTTTAGCAGAGAAGCTGGCTCAAGAGGGCGAATACAGCCCAGCTGACGTTGTCTTAACTGTCGATATCAGCCGTCTATCTGAGCTAACTAAACAAGGTCTGGTTCAATCTGTAGAGAGCGATGTACTTGAAAAGAACATCCCAGCTCAATACCAAGATACAGACAACGAGTGGTTCGCTCTAACAACTCGTACACGTAGCGTTTATTCTTCACGTGACCGTGTTGGTCGTCTAGGTGAAGAGTTCACTTACGAAGATCTAACTAAGCCTGAGTTTAAAGGCAAAATCTGTACTCGTAGCGGCAAGCACCCATACAATGTTTCTCTAGTATCTTCGATGATTGCTCACAAAGGTGAAGCTGAAACGAAAGAATGGCTAGAAGGCGTAAAAGCAAACCTAGCACGTAAGCCTCAAGGCAACGACCGCGCGCAAGTTAAAGCGATTAAAGAAGGTCTATGTGATGTTGCTCTTGGTAACAGCTACTACCTAGGTAAAATGGTTAATGATAAAGAGCAAAAAGCTTGGGCTGACTCTGTTTACATTAACTTCCCTAACCAAGAGACTACAGGTACTCACGTAAACATCTCTGGTATGGCAATGGCTAAATACTCTCCAAATGAAGAGAATGCCGTTAAGCTGATGGAATTCCTATCTGGTAACACAGCGCAAAGCATGTACGCAGAAGTGAACTACGAATACCCAGTGAAAGCAGATGTTAAACCTTCTGAGCTTGTTGCTTCATGGGGCGAGTTCAAAGCGGATACTATTTCTCTAGATGAAATTGCAAACCACCACGCGGCTGCAATCAAGCTATTAGACGAAGTTAAGTTCGATCTATAA
- a CDS encoding ammonium transporter, with amino-acid sequence MELTTTVTELRYALDTFFFLISGALVMWMAAGFAMLEAGLVRSKNTTEILTKNICLYAIACTAFLVVGYNIMYVDNGEGGWLPSFGTLIGTQGEGADHSLESDFFFQVVFVATAMSVVSGAVAERMKLWSFLIFSVVLTAFIYPVEGYWTWGGGFLSEAGFSDFAGSGIVHMAGAAAALAGVLLLGARKGKYGKNGEIFPIPGSNMPLATLGTFILWFGWFGFNGGSQLMVSDFENATAVGQIFLNTNAAAAAGAIAALLVCKTTWGKADLTMILNGALAGLVAITADPLSPSPLFAVAIGSVSGALVVFSIIALDKAKIDDPVGAISVHGVCGFFGLMAVPLSNADATFGAQLMGAAVIFAWVFGASLAVWAVLKATIGIRVTEDEELEGMDMHDCGVGAYPEFVSVK; translated from the coding sequence ATGGAACTTACAACAACAGTAACGGAACTACGTTACGCACTAGACACTTTTTTCTTCCTCATTTCAGGTGCGTTGGTAATGTGGATGGCAGCAGGCTTCGCGATGTTAGAAGCTGGCCTAGTTCGTTCAAAGAACACCACAGAAATTTTAACTAAGAACATCTGCTTGTACGCGATTGCTTGTACAGCTTTCTTAGTGGTTGGTTACAACATCATGTATGTCGACAACGGTGAAGGCGGTTGGTTGCCATCATTTGGTACTCTAATTGGTACACAAGGTGAAGGTGCAGACCACTCTCTAGAATCAGACTTCTTCTTCCAGGTAGTATTCGTTGCAACAGCAATGTCTGTAGTTTCTGGTGCGGTTGCTGAGCGTATGAAGCTTTGGTCATTCCTAATCTTCTCTGTAGTACTAACAGCGTTCATATACCCAGTTGAAGGTTACTGGACTTGGGGCGGTGGTTTCCTATCAGAAGCGGGTTTCAGTGACTTCGCAGGTTCAGGTATCGTGCACATGGCTGGTGCAGCAGCAGCGTTGGCTGGTGTTCTACTACTCGGCGCTCGTAAAGGTAAATACGGTAAGAATGGTGAAATCTTCCCTATTCCTGGTTCAAACATGCCACTTGCAACGCTAGGTACATTTATCCTTTGGTTCGGTTGGTTCGGTTTCAACGGCGGTTCTCAACTGATGGTTTCGGATTTTGAGAACGCAACAGCAGTAGGTCAAATCTTCCTTAACACCAACGCAGCAGCAGCAGCTGGCGCAATCGCAGCACTACTAGTATGTAAAACAACTTGGGGTAAAGCAGACCTAACAATGATTCTAAACGGCGCGTTAGCTGGCCTAGTAGCAATCACTGCAGACCCTCTATCACCATCACCTCTATTTGCTGTAGCGATTGGTTCGGTATCTGGTGCATTGGTTGTATTCAGCATCATCGCTCTAGACAAAGCTAAGATTGATGATCCAGTAGGTGCTATCTCTGTACACGGTGTATGTGGTTTCTTCGGTCTAATGGCTGTGCCACTAAGCAACGCTGATGCGACGTTTGGTGCTCAACTAATGGGTGCAGCAGTAATCTTTGCATGGGTATTCGGTGCGAGCCTAGCAGTATGGGCAGTGCTTAAAGCAACAATCGGTATCCGAGTAACGGAAGATGAAGAACTTGAAGGTATGGACATGCACGATTGTGGTGTCGGCGCTTACCCTGAGTTTGTTTCTGTAAAATAA
- the glnK gene encoding P-II family nitrogen regulator: MKLINAIVKPFKLDDVREALSDVGIEGMTVSEVKGFGRQKGHTELYRGAEYQVDFLPKVKLEIATQAENVDRVVEAISQAAHTGKIGDGKIFVYDLSQAVRIRTGEMDAEAL; the protein is encoded by the coding sequence ATGAAATTAATAAATGCCATTGTTAAGCCATTCAAATTAGATGATGTACGCGAAGCGCTCTCTGATGTGGGTATTGAAGGTATGACTGTTTCTGAAGTGAAAGGCTTTGGTCGTCAGAAGGGACACACTGAATTGTATCGCGGTGCAGAGTACCAAGTGGATTTCCTACCAAAGGTGAAACTAGAGATTGCTACCCAAGCTGAAAATGTTGACCGAGTTGTTGAAGCGATTAGCCAAGCGGCACACACCGGAAAAATCGGCGATGGCAAAATTTTTGTGTATGACTTAAGCCAAGCCGTACGAATTCGTACTGGTGAAATGGATGCTGAAGCACTTTAA
- a CDS encoding YacL family protein: MEFEFTRNTLMGEYYVKCSMDHEIVGRWLQEEIGKDRQKLDHVMALIEQSRQDLSNEVTLLGKEISLAINEDEVTIQENVLTHEQEMEEGSEFDFYNCESQASCGIEDFERLIERWMDFLGY, translated from the coding sequence ATGGAATTCGAATTTACTAGAAACACTCTAATGGGTGAATACTATGTGAAATGCAGCATGGACCATGAGATTGTTGGCCGTTGGCTTCAAGAAGAGATCGGTAAAGATAGGCAGAAATTAGATCATGTGATGGCGTTAATTGAGCAATCTCGACAGGATCTGAGCAATGAAGTGACGTTGCTTGGCAAAGAGATCAGTCTTGCGATTAATGAAGATGAAGTAACGATTCAAGAAAACGTATTAACGCATGAGCAAGAGATGGAAGAGGGCAGTGAGTTCGACTTCTATAATTGTGAAAGCCAAGCAAGCTGTGGAATCGAGGATTTCGAACGGCTCATAGAACGCTGGATGGATTTTTTAGGTTACTAG
- the acnB gene encoding bifunctional aconitate hydratase 2/2-methylisocitrate dehydratase, which translates to MLEAYRKHVEERAAEGVVPRPLDAEQVAGLVELLKNPPQGEEEIILDLLENRIPPGVDEAAYVKAGFLTAITKGEVTSPLVSKAKAAELLGTMQGGYNIESLVSLLDDAELAPIAVKALSHTLLMFDAFYDVEEKAKAGNAFAQQVLQSWADAEWFTAKNKVAEKITVKVFKVTGETNTDDLSPAPDAWSRPDIPVHAKAMLKMERDGITPDEQGSVGPINQIEEMQKDGIPLAYVGDVVGTGSSRKSATNSVLWFMGEDIPFVPNKRTGGVCLGGKIAPIFYNTMEDSGALPIELNVQDMNMGDIIDIYPYEGVVHKNGSVISSFELSKVLLDEVRAGGRIPLIIGRGLTGRARDALGLEETDLFAKPIDPSASDKGYTLAQKMVGKACGVEGVRAGQYCEPKMTTVGSQDTTGPMTRDELKDLACLGFSADLVMQSFCHTSAYPKPVDVNTHHTLPDFIMNRAGVSLRPGDGVIHSWLNRMLLPDTVGTGGDSHTRFPLGISFPAGSGLVAFAAATGVMPLDMPESILVRFKGEMQPGITLRDLVHAIPLYGIKQGLLTVEKAGKINEFSGRVLEIEGVEHLSVEQAFELSDASAERSAAGCTVKLSQESIDEYLNSNIVMLKWMIAEGYGDVRTIERRITAMEEWLANPELLSADSDAEYAHVIEIDLADIDQPILCAPNDPDDARLLSDVQGTEIQEVFIGSCMTNIGHFRAAGKMLEEFNGSLNTRLWVAPPTKMDKDQLTEEGYYGIFGRAGVRIETPGCSLCMGNQARVADASTVMSTSTRNFPNRLGNGANVYLASAELSAVGAILGRIPTKEEYLEYAEKINATAADTYRYLNFHKMGQYTEKADTVIFQEPA; encoded by the coding sequence CAAGTCGCTGGCCTAGTTGAACTTCTGAAGAATCCACCTCAAGGTGAAGAAGAAATCATTCTTGACCTTCTCGAAAATCGCATTCCACCGGGTGTAGATGAAGCTGCTTACGTAAAAGCTGGCTTTCTTACGGCTATCACTAAAGGTGAAGTAACTTCTCCACTAGTGAGCAAAGCAAAAGCTGCAGAACTGCTTGGTACTATGCAAGGCGGTTACAACATCGAATCTCTAGTATCTCTACTAGACGATGCAGAGCTTGCTCCAATCGCTGTTAAAGCGCTATCTCATACTCTACTGATGTTCGATGCGTTCTATGACGTAGAAGAGAAAGCGAAAGCTGGCAATGCATTTGCGCAACAAGTGCTTCAATCTTGGGCTGATGCTGAATGGTTTACAGCGAAAAACAAAGTAGCGGAAAAGATCACCGTTAAAGTATTTAAAGTTACCGGTGAAACGAACACCGATGACTTATCTCCAGCGCCTGATGCATGGTCACGCCCTGATATCCCAGTACACGCAAAAGCGATGCTGAAGATGGAACGTGATGGTATTACTCCTGATGAACAGGGTAGCGTTGGTCCAATCAATCAAATTGAAGAAATGCAAAAAGATGGCATTCCACTGGCTTACGTTGGTGATGTTGTTGGTACAGGTTCTTCACGTAAGTCGGCAACAAACTCAGTACTTTGGTTCATGGGTGAAGATATCCCATTCGTCCCAAACAAGCGTACTGGCGGTGTTTGTCTTGGTGGTAAAATTGCACCAATCTTCTATAACACAATGGAAGATTCAGGCGCACTACCCATTGAACTGAACGTACAAGACATGAACATGGGCGATATCATTGATATCTACCCGTACGAAGGTGTTGTTCACAAGAACGGTTCTGTGATTTCAAGCTTTGAGCTAAGCAAAGTACTTCTTGATGAAGTGCGTGCTGGTGGCCGTATCCCACTGATCATCGGTCGTGGTCTAACGGGTCGTGCTCGTGACGCACTAGGTCTAGAAGAAACGGATCTGTTTGCTAAACCAATCGACCCATCGGCATCTGATAAAGGCTACACGCTAGCTCAGAAGATGGTTGGTAAAGCATGTGGCGTTGAAGGTGTGCGTGCTGGTCAGTACTGTGAACCTAAAATGACTACAGTCGGTTCTCAAGATACTACCGGCCCTATGACTCGTGATGAGCTTAAAGATCTGGCGTGTCTTGGTTTCTCTGCTGACCTTGTAATGCAGTCTTTCTGTCACACATCTGCATACCCTAAACCAGTCGATGTAAATACTCACCATACGCTACCTGATTTCATTATGAACCGTGCGGGTGTTTCACTTCGTCCGGGTGATGGTGTTATCCACTCATGGCTAAACCGTATGCTTCTTCCTGATACTGTAGGTACAGGTGGTGATTCGCATACTCGTTTCCCTCTAGGTATTTCGTTCCCTGCGGGTTCTGGCTTGGTAGCATTTGCTGCGGCAACAGGCGTTATGCCTCTTGATATGCCTGAATCTATCTTGGTTCGCTTTAAAGGTGAAATGCAACCGGGTATCACGCTACGTGACCTAGTACATGCCATTCCTCTTTACGGTATCAAGCAAGGTCTACTAACGGTAGAGAAAGCAGGTAAGATCAATGAATTCTCTGGTCGTGTACTCGAAATTGAAGGTGTTGAGCACTTATCTGTTGAGCAAGCATTTGAGCTTTCTGATGCATCTGCTGAGCGTTCTGCTGCAGGTTGTACGGTTAAGCTATCTCAAGAGTCTATCGATGAGTACCTGAACTCGAATATCGTTATGCTTAAGTGGATGATTGCTGAAGGTTACGGTGATGTTCGTACGATTGAGCGTCGTATCACTGCAATGGAAGAGTGGTTAGCGAACCCTGAGTTGCTATCTGCTGATTCAGATGCGGAATACGCTCATGTTATTGAGATCGATCTTGCTGACATCGATCAGCCAATCCTATGTGCACCAAACGATCCAGATGATGCTCGTCTTCTTTCTGACGTTCAAGGCACAGAGATTCAAGAAGTATTCATCGGTTCTTGTATGACGAACATCGGTCACTTCCGTGCTGCAGGTAAGATGCTAGAAGAGTTTAACGGCTCGCTAAATACTCGCCTATGGGTCGCTCCGCCAACGAAGATGGATAAAGACCAACTGACAGAAGAAGGCTATTACGGCATCTTCGGTCGTGCTGGGGTACGTATCGAAACTCCGGGCTGTTCACTATGTATGGGTAACCAAGCTCGTGTTGCTGATGCTTCGACGGTTATGTCGACGTCAACACGTAACTTCCCGAACCGCTTAGGTAATGGCGCGAACGTTTATCTGGCTTCTGCTGAGCTTTCTGCTGTTGGCGCGATTCTAGGTCGTATCCCAACGAAAGAAGAGTACTTAGAGTACGCTGAGAAGATTAATGCAACGGCTGCTGATACATACCGTTACCTGAACTTCCATAAAATGGGTCAGTACACGGAAAAAGCGGACACGGTTATCTTCCAAGAGCCAGCGTAA